Genomic window (Oryzias latipes chromosome 17, ASM223467v1):
CCAGGCGATCCGGAGGATCCAGGCGATCCGGAGGCTCCGGAGGGTCCAGGGGATCTGGAGGATCAACATCACAGACACAGAGCCCATCAGGATATTTGATATCTTCTGTAAACTGGTTTCTGTTCATGTTATGATTCTTCACattgttttaaaactgaaacatttttaaggCTTTATTTGAATTCAAAACAACTTTATTGATCAAAAGGAGAAATTTATCAGGAAAACTATTGATCCTTTGGGTAAATAGTCTCTGCTTTGTCCCTGGATTGACCTtggatttccttttttgtggatCAGACTtgtaaaaaaatcagattttatgagtaaatttaaaaacagacttACATATCAACACTTATTGCTCTGAATTGAAGTTAAGAATAATTTAAGATTCCTGGAATTCAGTCATTTTATGCAGGAAGTGAGTTTTCAGCCACTTGGGGGCAGCATGTGAGCTGTTGATGCTCCGCCGTCACTCTGCACCGAGGAGGTCGTCCCGGCGTTTCCACTGTTTCCACCACAGTCACTAATGTTATGAAGAACAGAGGAGATCCAATGAATCTGAGGAGGGATTCCtcagtctgtgtgtgtttctgctcaCAGAAACTTACTCGTCTGGACAAAACAAACATGATGCATTAAATTAATCTCTTCTTTTTGCCAGACGACCAGGTTTTCttcaaaatagtaaaaaaaaaaaaaaaaaaaggtcttactaagaaaatgtatttcttgaAAGGAATTTTAGTCACTTTAAGTAATTTTTCTCAAATTAAGACTGTTTCGTTAtggaataactttttttttctttattaaaaaacagaaaataagacaacatTTGTGATCTTTACGGACCTAAAGTAGCAGACGGTTCTTCAGTGCTGACCGTGGGGGTTTGCACGGTAAACATGCTCTGCAAGTGTGCCCCCCCCATGAACATACATTCAGCTTCacgtgtgcccccccccccatgaacaTACATTCAGCTTCACGTGTGACCTTCTCGACCCAGCAGCTCCCCCAGGTGAGATGCAGATCACCTGTCTTCACACCTCACTTTCTCACAGCGTGTTTGGGTGGGGGAGttgttgaggggggggggggggggggggaccgcaTCAGAAATCCGATCAGAAGAGTTTTCCTTCATTGTCGTGTTAATCATTGTCCTCTGACTCTCCtcactttttttcctcactCCATCAGTTGACGATAACCTTAAGATTGAAAACACGGCGGATCATCGATGTCTGTTAAAGTTTGACCGAGACAGAAGCAGAGTGTGGCTTCCAGCTGCCAAGGTCTGGAAGGTGGACGGGTCCGCATTGTTCTCCACTTCCCTGaacctgaaaacaaacatgaagaCAAAGGAAACACGGTTTCAAACCACGTCTTTATCAAACATGAAGCAGATCTCATCAGGTGTGAACACAACCAAAACAACTAAGGtacatttatgattaaaaaagggAATATAGTtcacatatatatgtataataaAAGGACTTCTCGCATCCACTCGTGGGTGAAGacgggacatcctggacaggtcgccagtctgtcgcaggaccaCAATCCCATGCAGACTCACAtccacacctagggacaatgcATAGTAactaattaacctatgaagcatgtttttggagggtgggaggaagccggagaaaagcCTCGCATGAactgggagaacatgctaactcctcAACAGGGGTCTTCTGTTGGGTcaaaacaacctgcaacatatatacattattccaacatcttcttgctgtgaggcaagagcggtAACCACGGCACCATCGAGCAGCCACAGGGGGTCCGTTTATGAttcattttcatgtttattCTGAACGTATAAAAAGTCTCTTCAGGgagtttttgttcagttttgatCATCAAGACAAGATAAACGTCTTGAAATTGAAGTTGAAATCAAAAACCCTGTAATAGAATTGAATAAAACAATCaactgtttgcatttttcttggTCAAACGTATTTCTAATGTGCTGGTTTCCCTCAGATCCCGGCTGATGCTCGTCTTTCTTTGGCTCAACAGGCTGAAGCAGCAGGAAACGTCCAGAAGGTTCAGCCTCCTTCCAAACATCTGGATGCTTCAGACTCGGGCAGAAGACGAGCGGCTCCTCCGCACCCGTTTGTGACGCTTACATCACCAACATTCAGCGATGTTTGATCTGGGAATTCCTCACAGCTGCTCCCTCTCacaaacccccacccccacatcaCACAGGTGGGGAGGGTCCGAGGGTTTCGTCAATGAGATCAACAAACTTCTCATCCTTTAAAAGCCCCTCTGAGCCTGAGGCGGCGCTCACAGCTGACTGTGAAGACTTCACCAACTTCTGCTTTGGGGCTGAATCTCTGCAGGAGGAACCATGAGGGCCGCACACGTGATTTCCATGACTCTGCTGTTGGCTTTTGCAGCCAATGCTCAGGTCTTCAAGGCTGGAAAATGCCCCACGCCTGCAGTTCAGGCCAACTTTGATGCCTCCAAGGTGAGCGTGCATCCGCGTTCAGGACACGGACTCTGATTGGACAGACTGTTCTGAGCTTCTGCTGTGGTCTCCAACCAGCCTATGACGTGATGTGGTTCTCTGCAGTATCTGGGAAGATGGTTTGAGATCCAGAGGCTGCCAACGAGCTTCCAGGTGGGTCAGTGCAGCACGGCCTTCTACACCCCGAAGGCTCCTGGAGTCATCGAGGTCCTGAACTCTGAGCGGCTGTGAGTCCATGCTGGTGCTGACAAAGAGTCTGCAgtcagaaaacaataaaaaatattaagatttgcTCCCTGGCTGCATCCCTGAAACAATGCTGTGCATGATTGTAACCCCAACACACAAActcaaatcaaacaaatctgTGAAGAATGGGACgttttctcttattttgaagggacGATGGAACCGTCAACTCCATCGTTGGTTCTGCGAAAGTCAAAGACCCCGCTGAGCCTGCCAAGCTGGAGGTGTCCTTCTATGAGGGTAAAGAGCTGGAGTTTCTTCCAGTTAACACCCCACTCGGGGTCTCTGCTGCCTCTGAAACCCCTCCCTCGTCTTGCAGACACTCCCCCCGGTCCCTACTGGGTCCTCTCCACCGACTACACCGGCCACTCCCTGGTGTACGGCTGCACCGACTACGGCCTGTTCCACATGGAGCTGTCCTGGATCCTGAGCAGGGAGCCCACCCTGCCGAAGGAGACGGTGGCAGAGCTGCACGGCATCCTGTCCTCCATCGGCGTCGCCGTGGACAAGATGCTCACGACCGTCCAGGAGGAGGGATACTGCGGCGCCATGGAGCAGTGAGGCGGCGGAGGGACCACAGAGACTCGTCTGCAGTGCGCCTgaaagaaataaagtttgacaaagaaacaacacttgtgttttatatttacCCTCAGGAATGTTTATGAATTTATTTGACTTTGGTACAAAAGAGCTTTTATAATTTTacgggatgaaaaaaaaagaaaaaaactgttcctTCCAAAATATACCAATGTAAAACTCTTGATGTTCTCTGCTTCCTCCAGCTCTGGTGAACTTTAAGGCCGGCTTGCTTTAGGAATCAGATAGATTTGCTTTTATGGTCTCTGTCCACTTGGACAATGAAGTTGAAGCAATTACCATTTACAGCGCAAAGATAACATCTAAAAGTATAATACAAAAATCAATGAGTAGAATAGGTGCAAAGTGTACAACAGAGAAAGTGTGCAAATAATCAAAATATGAAAAGTGCCAATATAAAATGTCTGTCATTGTGTGCAGAGGGACATGTACAGATATAATCATGTCAGATGTGCAAAAACAGCAGGGAGTTAGGGAAGTGTTGACACTAGATAAATACTTAAATAAGCAGAAATACATATGCAGATGTAAGCACATACATTGGAGTGTGCTGTGGCGGATTTTATCTGTTGGAGTTGTGCACGGTTATTACCTTGGGATAGGAAACTGTTTTTGAGTCAGTTTACTTCTGATGCCACTGTAGCGCCTCCCAGAGGGCAGCAGGTCAAACAAGTCTGAGCcgaacatttgttttgttttacaataaTGAAATGGTTGGAATGCagcaatattttatatttttcatactttgtatttttatcttttgctcTTCTCTTTCTCAAATTTTGTTCCTCATCTTATTTATGAACCTTGTTAGCTTTGTTGTCTTTTCTGTAATCACCCTGACTTgagagctgcagaagaaacgtTCCTACGTTCTTGGTAACAGCCCCCCTAAACCTTAAGAAGCTCCTCTCTGTAGGGAACCTCGTCACCTCTGGGGATGAGTCCGGCCACTCaggtgtcgtctgcaaacttcatgatgctgtttttgttgtgggCCGCAGTGCAGTCGTAAATGTAGAGGCAGTACAGGAAGGGACTTAGCACAATTAGTttgataaactttaaaaaagaaaacaattcatgtaaaaatgtaaaaaaaacatctgaacctGTACCAGCAGAGTCTCTGTTGAGCTGGACGGCTGAATCAAACAGAAGCACAGCTGGGAGCCATTCTAATTACAGAGGGTGCGTTGGTATCGCTGACAGGCGCAGTTGGCTTGGGTGGTGACGCTTGACTCCCTTCAACACAACGTTTGAACATCATCGAAGTAAAGTGTGTGATGATGGACAATTgacttctttttaaacaaatgcatCAAATTTCACATAAATCAGACCCAGACTCATTAAATAAGAAGAGAAAACACTTTTggagaacaaaaacaactgaacAGGTTCACAGGAAACCATGTAACGCCCATCAGAAAACTCTCAGAAAGGAAACCAAACTGATGGAGTTAAAGGACCGGTTCTGAGACACTTTACCGGAACAATAGCAGGCATCAGGACTGAATGATTGAAATTATCACTGTAACCTCCTTATCTGTGgcacagatgaagaaaaactcTCACTGTGTCCACAAACACTTTTCTGAATCTGGGTTCTGATTTGTGGATGAATCAgaggagattaaaaaaaaaactaaaaagtgaaacagaaacttttttagcttttcttcTGTCAGAGCTACTAACTTCCTAgtactttttcaaaaaatgtttttcagaacATTAAACTATCCGATTGAGTCATTTGATCCTGCAGACATCTCATTTTAATTCATATCtctaaaaaacaagttgttttttttaccttacaTAATATTTTTAAGCAGAAGTTGTTCATTTGTGGACGGTGAGTAGTACCGTTTTAAACCGTTTTGCTTGATTTGGAGAAAAttggaaagttttgttttttaattactcGACTGATTTACAAATAATTGTGAAGAAAAGTTCATCTTATAATGAACAATTCTAGTCTTTATGCTAATTATGGtccagaaaaagaggaaagtgCTTGAAGATATACCGTTTTGGGggaagaaagcaaagaaaaataccTCCTTTAACTAGTTAAAGAACCTTTTTGAGTTATTCATGCTTATGTTAAGACATGATATTTATAACTTCCAATGCCATATGTCTAAATATGAGTGCTAATAGCTCATTTCTAGATTTGATTCATTCTCAAAATGGGCAGGATATTACGCCTTATTTTAGGACTTTTTCTTCTCGTCCTattgggatttttttcattcagatcAAATTTagtatgttttggtttcttttaagAAGAGCATTTTTGCCCTGCATCTATATTGCTTCCATTATTCATTTctatttctcttttctttttcatctcacTGAGTGGAAGAACAAATCAaggttttttacatttcttctaTGAGTTGACATCATGTGAAGCATCACGCTCTGCGTTTGTGGAGGTGAACGTCGGTGACCTTTCACCCTCCGTCAACAGAAACCCTCAGAAAGACCATCAGACTCAAATGCTGCGTTCAAGGACTGAAGTTTATTTGGTGCTCATGAGAAACATTCCCAGACTCCACCTGGCGCTCTAATTGCCCATGGGTGTGCAGTACTTCAGGTCCTGGTTGGTGGCGAGAAGCTTGTCCACAGTGACTCCAATGGAGGTCAGGATGTTCTGCAGCTTCTCCAGGGTCTCCTGAGGCAGGGTGGGGGTCCTGCTGAGGATCCAGACGAAGTCCGTGTGGATCAGCTCCAGGTCGGTGCAGCTGTAGACCAGCGCAAAGTTGTTGTAGTCTGTAGACAAGACCCAGTAGGGGGACGGGGGGCTGTCTGCAGGAATGAGAAGACGGTGGAGATTTGCATTTTGAGCCCTTAAAGAACCATCACAGATCAGGAATTTGGGATGAAAACAACTGAAGAAACGGGCTGCTTACTCTCAAAGAAGGTGACCATCAGTTTGGCGGGCTCGGTGGGGCTGGGTTTGGCCGTGCCGTTGAGGGCGTAGATGGTGCCGttgtttctgaaagagaggaaaCACTTTAGATTGGAAACATTCTGACTCTTTCATCCTATGAGACTTTTTTCTGACGTGACGCTCACAGCAGCTCCCTGTTGAGGACCCCCACCACCCCGGGGCTCTGCAGGCTGTACTGAGCCGTGCTGCACTGGCCCTTCTGGAAGGAGTTTGGCAGTTTCTGGATCTCGTACCATTTGCCAAGGTACTGCaaggaaaagcagaaacaaGTGAGACGACTCCTTCATCCCGCTTTGGTTCCCACGGAGCACAGATGGGAGCGTACCGCCGCAGCATCAAACTTCTCCTGAACGGCGGCGTCCGGGCATCTGCCTGGCATGATGACCTGAGCGCTGGCGGACAGTGCGCACAGCAGGGTGAGGCCCAACATCTGGATGGAGTTCAttctcatttttgttctttggggaaaaaatgaaacaaatcaaCTTCATACTCCGGAAACGTCTCCAGAGAAAAGCGGGAATCTGATGCTCACCTGTGTTCCCGGGTTGCAGTGGAGTTCTGCGTTCGGCGCCTCCTTTAAAAGGACGATCCGAGGCagcatctttgttttatgtaaggggggggggcatttggCAGCTGTTCACGTTCACATATAGAAGAAAATTATTGACAGGTCATACAGACCTTGGGTGCTGAGCAAATGTTTTCAGGTGTAACATTATCTTAAACGTGATATAGAATAACGAGCCAGAAATAGCCGGGTGTTATGAAAGGACGATGTTTGTGTAACCAAAAGGGCCTGTAGGGGGGCGGGGGGACTTCAGTGGGGGCACAATAGGTGAGTGTTTCCTGAACACAGCTCAGATCATGTGACCTCCAGCACAGCACAATGGAACGACAGAGAAAGGAGAGTTGAGGAGAAGATGCAAGCCCATCGTTTCCACAGAGATGACAGGAAGTCAGGGACTCCAGCAGAATCACATTtggtgatgtcacttcctgccGTGGGACATTTTGGTTAAGCGTTCATCGCACAGACTGACCTTCAACCCTACGGGAAAACGCGCCACAAACTGTCAGGAACCGGCAGCataggacccaaaatgcagcagACTGGGCTTGGTGTCTGAAACTTAAAGACTCGCTCCGAtggaaatagtgtttttttgtgtttctaacatgttcttgtgggatttttcggatgatggagaacatttacaaagaaaattgagctaaaaacagcattactGACTATTTTTTACTcagattgttgtgaatctggagcagatgaaaaaatgcagtttgaaaaaggtcGTATTTGCAACATGGAAAATACGCTggggttacataaaattgcatgtcgATAAACTGGAGataaaaacaactaccagggtaaaatttcaaataatttagttgaaacttattactgaaaactaacttaactttaataacatcttttataaaaactgctgcagcttccagctttttttgccacaattatcaccAAAATGAACGttagatcatggagggactgtagatcaatactgACTatgattttctccttttttaatttttggatgctggtgtgccgcaggatttttgtcaaggagaaagtgtgccgtggctcaaaaaaggttgaaaaaccctgtcctagaaaacggcacGTTTCTGGATTTGGACTAATAACGCTGCACTGTTGGGCGCACCGTCAAGGAACGGACCACTTAACTCATGTCATATATATaactataaggcgcattaagcgagacaaaagagtcaagGATGAGTACGTCAGTCCAACACCGCTACACATCAGCCGCGTTAGCGTGTTTACTATGATGATCagccttgtttgcaactcgtctaaaaaactgacattttaacaGAGCGCCGTGTAATTCTCAAAATTCACTTTGACACTGGAAAGTGCAATCAAAATGATGAACATGCATATACGGCACTCCAGATTATAAggaggaatttctttttttggcctTTAGGCGCGCCTTattgtgcagaaaatacagtaatcataattaaaagagcggCGCGAACACTTTTGGGATCGCTCTAAGGATGAtggcagtgggactttaaacatttaGCCAACAAAAGGATGACAAAGCAGATGGTCTGACAGTGAACACCTGAAAACCAAAGACTCAAATACGCTGGAGGTCATTTACACaaatcaagacagctgtggatgattgacAGCCTCGACCTGGTGTGATTGACAGGGAGAACGGACCAAAATCCAAAGAAACGTCACAAAAGTCCAAGTGCACAATCCTCACACAAACAGGGCTTTGGTTTGCAGCTTCGTCCAGCGTctttctgaggatttctgcCTCAAAAAGCCGCCGTGATCATGAACACGGTTTGTATGGCGAGGTCAGAAGATCATCTTCAGAAGATGTTGCTTCAGGGATCCCAGAGAAGGAAGGATGTCACCATCATCGAGGCCCAAACAAAAGCCTTTATGCTTTCAGCTCAGAGGGATTACAGCCTTTGGCCCAGCCGTCCTCTGACAGCAAGAAGGCAGGAAACGCCGCTGATCCGGACACCAGATTGCAGCTGTAATTAGAAGATGGATGCTGTCCGTCTCTCCGCTGACCCAGTGAATTTATAGCCAGGCCGGTTTGTTGAGGTTAAACCTGTTCTGATCCCTTCGCCTCACTGTGACTCCATAATGCTGGTTGCAAACAACTTGGACAGAAATCCCTTATAAAAAGCTTACACCCAGGAGATTCCTAAATTAGCGGTTTAGATGTCCCAAATCCCGTTTTTCTTAATTCCCCAgagtttcctcctcctcctccttttttaaatataaacttcCTGTAACAAAGGAGATCTTTTTTGATGACGTCTGTATAGATTCATGAAGAAAATGCCGCATTTtctgataaaaacagaaaactgtcATAATTTACACGTtgcagtcttgttttttttttttacatttataaatggagacttcaaatcctgcagtggcTTAAGCTTCCTGTCAGGTGCAGCAGATCCTCTCAGCTGAAGGTCCAAACCGGGTTTttgataaagaagaaaaaaaccaaatgtgtccactCGCTGTTCAGGTGCTGAACGACTCCTGAGTTTCCAAATGTTGGTTAAGTCATTGGAAGAAACCATTAGAGTTTAAGggctgatgaggatgatgatgatgatgatgatgatgatgatgatgatgatgatgatgatgatgatgatgatgatgatgatgatgcaggtttacttaaatttgttttaatgtagaTTCTGTAGAAATGTTTGGTTTTGCATCATAATGTGCTTTTGCTGAAGGGGAACCCCTCTAAATTACAAATGGTTTGTCCCAACAGTATAAATAGCAGCTGGTTAGCGCTCAGGGACGTTGAGGGACGGCTGTGCTGGACTGACCCCAAACAAAGGTCTGTCTGTGGAGCAGAAACCTCTGAGACGTGTGAAGATAGAAGGACGGAGGTTCAAACCCTCGTGATGCTCATCCTGGTCCTAGAGAAGAGCACGACACGATGAAACCCATGAAGAAATCAAAGTGGAAGAACTGAAACAGTTGTTTCTGAGCAGGAAACTGCAGAATCTCTTGAGAGAGAGACATTTCTTTCGTTAAAACCGAAAAGGTGTCGTGTGAAGCCGAGGCTTATTTCCCTGACCCTGATCACAAACATCACCTCTACTTACGAATTGATAGAACCtggattaaaaaagaagaaaaaacaaaaacccttttCAAAATGACTTTACTACCACAtgagtctctcagtccagaaggtatttCTGATATATcttaaatatatacatttttttaaactgatatataaagtttgcattcttcagATCATCACATAATAAGTTCCACATGTTGACAACCTGAACAAAAATACCATTTTTCATTGCATTAGTtctgaccattttgtttttgtacataaCTTTACCCTGAAAATCATCTTTATTAACtttaatttcaaacaaattCAGTATTTTGGCGGGTACACATTATTTattaactttaaacataaaaagtcCAGTTACTTTACAGGTTTCTACCACTTTGAAGAACAACAAGCATTTTCCACTTGTAACCTGAACGCCGTCGGTGCCGTATGTACTAGAGGCCAAGATatggtttattaaaatgtcCTGTTTATACTTTTTATCATACTTGGACCTTGTACTTTGTTCAGCAGTCAATCAATACATTTAACTATATATTTAACTACTTATGTATGTGATAATAAAAAGTTGAATtagtaaacaaatattttacagtaaaagtcactttttctcctttttcctttgtttttgttttttattctgctaTTAAATATGGATCAGCTAAGCTATAAGTCTGTTGCAGTACAGAAGGGAAATGCAGACTAACATCCTCAGACATGAGATATAGACCATTTTAGACAGGAATTAGACAAAATCCCTCACTgggtctttttatttaaaaactgtaatctaattatcttaagtttgatacgtcactGGATGAATGGATAACTGATgactgtaatgtttttgtgtattattctcatttgattgcttgaaataaaccaaatcaaatcaaaaattggCCTTAGATTTTCTCCTCAGACGACAGCTATTTACTGTTGTGAAAACGATGGAAACGCTGAAATAATTGATCCACAAAAGCTTCTGTTTGCTTTTATAGCTTCCACTTTGTCCTTCAGATGAGTCTTTTTGGTTTTGAGATTGTTTTGGTTTCGATGAAACGGAAACAGATTTGGTGTCTCATATACAAAATCCTTCATGGCTCTTCATCCCCTCCTCTTCACCAGTTTGTTAACATCCGGACAGCAGATCACAGCAGAACTGGGACTGCAGTCAGAGGAGACTGGATCATTCCCTTCAGAAAAAGCCTTTTTGGTCAGACTGCTTTTTCTGTTAGAGCTGCTACTGAGTGGAACTTCACACCCGTTAGtatcagaaatcaaaacacatcATTTATTCAAGACACAATTAAAGAAATGCCTCATTGACAATCAGAACTGTCAACACTGAGTAAATTACTGTAATGTCTTTTATGTGCACATTTGTTCTTACATTTGTCTGatcttggattgttttatcactaatttgtttttaagttaactgctaattttattgaatgcattgtttaataaatgtatgtaatattatgtaaatatgtaattttatttttagggtgattttaacatctacccagggactgcagatgaaaaatagccctttggctaactctggcatattgacagaatgtttattaatatgcgctgtcccctatattcaaataattaaataaaaaataaaaaatgatcaaatacacAAAATGGTTTTGAAAACACGTAAATTTTCACCCTGACATTGTCAATAGTTAGAAATTTTTATTGTCAGTAAAGAATTGTTTTATTCACAGACAATAGAAACTGATGTAATGAAGAAGTTTAAACAATTAAACTTTACTTTGGTCCGTTAaagctttttaatcattttgaatTCTAACTTCAATCAAATCTGTTAAGGTGTTTTGTGATGCTCTTCTACTGATGCTGATTTTGAGGTATAATGGTAAAATGGGCTGACCATTATACCTCAAAATCAGCATCAGTAGAAGAGCATCACAAAACACCTTAACAGATTTGATTGAAGTTAGAattcaaaatgattaaaaagcttTAACGGACGGTAAAATGGGCTGAGTTGGGaaccagtttagctcgtgctggtttgcagcgccttccgtccgtgaaacccgggttcgactccaggctcctccctgttcccttctctacctctgccggttccaagcccggtttgagaaggttgcgtcaggaagtgCATCCGGCGTACAACATTGCCAAAATTTaacatgcgactcgttcgctgtggcgacccctgatgggagaagccgaaagtggaagaatggTAAAATGGGCTGAATTTGTgcaaaaagagacagaaaaatgacgttaaaatcagattatttttgttCAGCTGCTGGGATGCAATAACTCAGATTGGAGCTCTTACATGGATCTACAGACGATCATGTCAACTGACCTTCATGTTCTTCATAGACTCTGCTTTCCTGCAGAAGCTGAAGGATtaagatcccccccccccccccccatccaaatGATGTGTTGTTTAACCAAATCTCTCACCAACTGTGCACACCTCGCCGCCCACCAGGCTTTGCAGGAACCTTCAGAGAAGTGCAGACCCATGCTGTAAGCTTTGCTGAgcacaaactgtcagattaAGAGGTCTGAGAGGATGATCCAGCCAACATTCAGGCGGATTTCTGGCAAATTACCACCAAGCATGTTTGGGTCAGCCCCCTCAGCACCCCGCCGAGCACAATACCTCCAACACCCAAACGAGACACCAAAAAGGACAGATCTGCTCAAATCTGCCACCAGCAGCTTGCAGACCTCTGCACGGCGCCGCAGAGCCAGGGAAGGAGGGGTTGACCATTTCGCAACTGGAAAAGGAAGCCGAGCATTTAGGTGTCTTAACCATGGACTAAAGTGCTAACAAGGGATTAGTGAGGTAAACGTTGAAAGAGGTTTAGCTCTCCACGCTTAGGACCAGTGCTGCTTCAGTAATTACACATCAGTTGCAAGGTGCAGCGAGTGGTTGGAGGGGAGATCACTGTGATGTCAGGGCAGGGAGGGCTTACCGCAGGAGATAAGGCCGGCTAATGAAGATGAAAAGAATCGGTATTTAAAAGGTCTTTTTTAGTTAAGGTACTTGGCTGGCAGCAGACAGAAAACAAGCCCGTTAGCAGGTTGGCAGGATGCTGAGCGCCTGGACGTGAAGAGAGTCAGCAGAGGAACAGGTCAGACCCAGAGGAGCTGTCGGGTTTCACCCCATTTCATCTTCTTCTGCCGTTTTAACTTGACTTTGGAAGAAATCTGCAGAGGTTCTGCTCACAGTAAAGGTAAGTCTATGAGAAGATCCTGTTTACCTGCTTCAGCCGTCCTGAAAACCATCAGTAGTTGTTCTGCATCGGTCACCATCCACCTTTATTTATCGTTTTCTACATTAGTCACGATCTGCAACTTTCATCAAATCTTTTGACGCCTCCACAGGTGAAAAATCTGTCGTTGTAATCTAATCAGAAGCTCAACGTCTCCCTATTTAATCTCCAAATGAGTTGGGATTCTGTAACTGTTTTAGTATATTATAGTTGAAAAGATTTGGGTTTGAGTCCTTGTGACAACAAGAATTTCTAAAACAATATCGTCATCATGACCGTCCAACACGTTTTAGGAGATGTAATCTGCCTGATGCAACTGTCAGAATCTGCATGGCTTTATCTAGTGTTGTGTTAGGGGATTAGGAAGGGCTAGACACTGCTTCTGTCTTGTCTGATATGACCTCCTCAGGGCTCCATCTAAGTTGTCAGcaatttttctctttaattcaTTCATGTAATGAGATTAGCCGGGCAACTGCAAATCC
Coding sequences:
- the LOC101167323 gene encoding apolipoprotein D-like, yielding MRAAHVISMTLLLAFAANAQVFKAGKCPTPAVQANFDASKYLGRWFEIQRLPTSFQVGQCSTAFYTPKAPGVIEVLNSERLDDGTVNSIVGSAKVKDPAEPAKLEVSFYEDTPPGPYWVLSTDYTGHSLVYGCTDYGLFHMELSWILSREPTLPKETVAELHGILSSIGVAVDKMLTTVQEEGYCGAMEQ
- the LOC101167573 gene encoding apolipoprotein D-like, producing MRMNSIQMLGLTLLCALSASAQVIMPGRCPDAAVQEKFDAAAYLGKWYEIQKLPNSFQKGQCSTAQYSLQSPGVVGVLNRELLNNGTIYALNGTAKPSPTEPAKLMVTFFENSPPSPYWVLSTDYNNFALVYSCTDLELIHTDFVWILSRTPTLPQETLEKLQNILTSIGVTVDKLLATNQDLKYCTPMGN